A window of Pseudomonadota bacterium contains these coding sequences:
- a CDS encoding helix-turn-helix domain-containing protein yields the protein MSLNSSIMVSMNKLTSQKRTQILGMMVEGMSIRAIARLTGASKNTIVKLLEDAGRACAEYQNQALRDLPCKRLQLDEIWAFVYTKAKNAPAEMKASGDAGDVWTWTAICADTKLAVSWFFGSRDGDAAKAFVCDVAQRLKNRVQITTDGHKPYIEAVETAFGADVDYARLIKIYGQTDEGQRRSSSPQIIGTETQCCTGNLDPRHISTSYAEHANLTMRMHMRRFTRLTNAFSKKVENHAHAVALNFMYYNFVRIHQSIRCTPAMAVGVTKTLWSIEDIVCVVDEWEITQRAA from the coding sequence ATGTCTCTCAATTCAAGCATAATGGTCAGTATGAACAAGCTGACTAGCCAGAAGCGCACACAGATCCTCGGGATGATGGTCGAGGGCATGAGCATCCGCGCCATCGCGCGCCTGACCGGGGCCAGCAAGAACACCATCGTGAAGCTGCTGGAGGACGCGGGCCGTGCCTGCGCCGAGTATCAGAACCAGGCGCTTCGCGATCTGCCGTGCAAGCGCTTGCAGCTCGATGAGATCTGGGCCTTCGTCTATACCAAGGCGAAGAACGCTCCGGCTGAGATGAAGGCGAGTGGCGACGCTGGCGACGTATGGACGTGGACGGCGATCTGCGCCGACACCAAGCTAGCAGTTTCGTGGTTCTTCGGCAGCCGTGACGGCGATGCCGCCAAGGCGTTTGTCTGCGACGTAGCGCAGCGCCTAAAGAACCGAGTGCAGATCACGACCGATGGGCACAAGCCGTACATTGAGGCGGTTGAAACCGCGTTCGGCGCCGATGTGGACTACGCCAGGCTGATCAAGATCTATGGACAGACCGACGAGGGCCAGCGCCGCTCCAGCTCGCCGCAGATCATCGGCACCGAGACCCAATGCTGCACCGGCAATCTCGATCCGAGGCACATCAGCACGAGCTATGCAGAGCACGCCAATCTCACGATGAGAATGCACATGCGCCGCTTCACGCGGCTGACGAATGCGTTCTCAAAGAAAGTCGAGAACCATGCGCACGCCGTCGCACTCAACTTCATGTACTACAACTTCGTTCGCATCCATCAGTCGATCCGTTGCACGCCGGCAATGGCCGTTGGCGTCACCAAGACTCTATGGTCAATCGAGGATATCGTGTGCGTAGTCGATGAGTGGGAGATTACCCAAAGGGCCGCTTAG
- a CDS encoding type II toxin-antitoxin system RelE/ParE family toxin, which produces MDVEFKDESLDRLETEAGHSAGFGDAVVKAFRKRMQQIRAATDERTFYALRSLHFEKLKGDREGQFSMRLNDQWRLIIELRGEAPRKTVYVIEITDYH; this is translated from the coding sequence ATGGACGTCGAGTTCAAAGACGAGTCCTTGGACCGCCTAGAAACCGAAGCCGGGCATAGCGCCGGCTTCGGAGACGCAGTGGTGAAGGCGTTTCGAAAGCGAATGCAGCAGATCAGAGCCGCAACCGATGAAAGGACCTTTTACGCGCTTCGGTCGTTGCACTTCGAAAAGCTGAAGGGGGACCGCGAAGGGCAATTCTCAATGCGCCTTAACGATCAGTGGAGGCTGATCATTGAACTCAGAGGCGAAGCGCCAAGGAAGACGGTCTATGTCATCGAGATCACGGACTACCACTGA
- a CDS encoding helix-turn-helix domain-containing protein, translated as MLNRMPAEVFSPGEFIREELEARGWTQGDLAEILDRPLRLVNELIQGKKQITPETARGLAEAFGTDALYWMNLDSAYRLASTAAPDAAVSRRAKLFSRYPIREMAKRGWMEPSENVDVLEHRVCRFFAINDIDEEPAFAHAAKASQYDERTPIQLAWLFRAKQLAEAVSASPYAERNLRGALRKLKELLIAPEEIRQVPKLLADAGVRFVIVEFLPGAKIDGAAFWLNDSPVIAMSLRFDRVNNFWFVLRHEIEHILNRDGQGGVVVDVELTESLQRKDSLPPEEVRANTEAAEFIVPSAELDNFITRVRPLYSEERILLFARRIGVHPGLVVGQLQHRDEVPYTHFHKQLTKVRHIISQTALTDGWGNVPPVGGANGA; from the coding sequence ATGTTGAACCGGATGCCGGCAGAGGTTTTCTCACCAGGCGAGTTCATTCGCGAGGAGCTAGAGGCTCGCGGCTGGACGCAGGGAGACCTTGCCGAAATTCTCGATCGGCCGTTGAGGCTCGTTAATGAGCTGATCCAGGGCAAGAAGCAGATCACACCCGAAACTGCTCGAGGCTTGGCAGAGGCATTCGGGACAGACGCGCTTTACTGGATGAATCTTGACAGTGCATATCGGCTAGCAAGCACGGCAGCACCAGACGCCGCTGTGTCGCGCCGCGCCAAGCTTTTTTCTCGATACCCAATTCGGGAAATGGCGAAGCGTGGCTGGATGGAGCCGTCTGAGAACGTCGATGTTCTTGAACATCGCGTCTGTCGCTTCTTTGCTATCAACGACATTGATGAAGAGCCAGCGTTTGCTCATGCAGCAAAGGCGTCGCAATACGATGAACGAACTCCAATTCAATTGGCATGGCTCTTTCGGGCAAAGCAACTTGCAGAGGCTGTGAGCGCCTCGCCATACGCGGAGCGCAATTTAAGAGGGGCACTCCGGAAGCTTAAGGAGCTTCTTATTGCTCCGGAGGAGATCAGACAGGTTCCCAAGCTTCTGGCGGATGCTGGCGTGCGCTTTGTCATCGTCGAGTTTTTGCCGGGAGCAAAGATTGACGGAGCGGCATTCTGGCTAAATGACTCGCCTGTGATCGCTATGTCGCTTCGGTTCGATAGAGTTAATAACTTCTGGTTTGTTCTGCGGCATGAAATCGAGCACATCCTAAATCGTGATGGTCAGGGAGGCGTGGTTGTAGATGTTGAACTAACCGAAAGCCTTCAAAGAAAGGATTCTCTCCCTCCCGAGGAGGTTAGGGCGAACACAGAAGCGGCAGAGTTTATTGTGCCCTCTGCCGAACTAGACAATTTCATAACGCGAGTCAGGCCGCTCTATTCAGAAGAACGGATCCTCTTGTTTGCTCGGCGAATTGGCGTGCATCCGGGGCTTGTCGTGGGTCAATTGCAACATCGCGACGAAGTTCCATACACGCATTTTCACAAGCAGCTAACAAAAGTCAGGCACATCATTTCCCAAACCGCATTGACGGATGGTTGGGGCAACGTGCCGCCCGTTGGGGGCGCTAACGGAGCATAA
- a CDS encoding acyl-CoA dehydrogenase family protein — MTNTPALSEDDGAILDALDRFLAREVKPKVQALEHDDIYPAEIVAKMAELGLFGATIATRHGGLGLTALTYAAIVERVSRVWMSLAGIFNSHLILAAIVERFGTDAQRADLLPRFASGALRGGLALTEPDCGTDLQAIRTTAKREGDHYRVNGTKTWISNGIHGSCFALLVKTDPASEPRHRGMSMLIAEKGPGFTVGRKLEKLGYKGIDTAELAFSDYKVPAERLIGGVEGQGMKQALGGLELGRINVAARGVGVAAAALDEALAYAAVRKTFGKPIQEHQAIQLKLADMATRVEAARLLTEAAARVYDRGERCDLEAGMAKLFASEAAALNALEAMRVHGGYGYSKEFIVERLYRDAPLLLIGEGTNEIQRLIIARQLIERRKG, encoded by the coding sequence ATGACGAACACGCCGGCCCTGAGCGAGGATGACGGCGCCATCCTCGATGCCCTCGATCGCTTCCTCGCCCGCGAAGTGAAGCCGAAGGTACAGGCGCTCGAGCATGACGACATCTATCCCGCCGAGATCGTGGCGAAGATGGCGGAGCTCGGCCTGTTCGGCGCCACCATCGCCACGCGCCATGGCGGTCTAGGCCTCACCGCACTCACCTACGCCGCCATCGTCGAACGGGTGAGCCGGGTGTGGATGTCCTTGGCCGGCATCTTCAACTCGCACCTGATCCTGGCCGCGATCGTCGAGCGCTTCGGCACCGATGCCCAGCGCGCCGATCTCTTGCCGCGCTTTGCCTCGGGCGCGCTCCGCGGCGGTCTCGCGCTCACCGAACCCGATTGCGGCACCGATCTGCAGGCGATCCGCACCACGGCCAAGCGCGAGGGCGACCATTACCGCGTCAACGGCACCAAGACCTGGATCTCCAACGGCATCCACGGCTCCTGCTTCGCGCTCCTGGTCAAGACCGACCCCGCTTCCGAGCCGCGCCACCGCGGCATGTCGATGCTGATCGCCGAAAAGGGCCCGGGCTTCACCGTCGGCCGCAAGCTGGAGAAGCTCGGCTACAAGGGCATCGATACCGCCGAGCTGGCCTTCTCCGACTACAAGGTGCCGGCCGAAAGGCTGATCGGCGGCGTCGAGGGTCAGGGAATGAAGCAGGCCTTGGGCGGACTCGAGCTGGGGCGCATCAACGTCGCCGCCCGCGGCGTCGGCGTGGCGGCGGCGGCACTCGATGAGGCGCTTGCCTACGCCGCGGTGCGCAAGACCTTCGGCAAGCCGATCCAGGAGCACCAGGCGATCCAGCTGAAGCTCGCCGACATGGCAACCCGGGTCGAGGCCGCCCGCCTGCTGACCGAGGCCGCCGCCCGCGTCTATGACCGGGGCGAGCGCTGCGATCTGGAGGCCGGCATGGCCAAGCTCTTCGCCAGCGAAGCCGCCGCCCTGAACGCGCTGGAAGCCATGCGCGTCCATGGCGGCTACGGCTATTCGAAGGAATTCATCGTCGAGCGCCTGTATCGCGACGCGCCTCTGCTCTTGATCGGCGAAGGCACCAACGAGATCCAACGCCTCATCATCGCCCGGCAGCTGATCGAGCGCCGCAAGGGATGA